Proteins co-encoded in one Psychromonas sp. L1A2 genomic window:
- a CDS encoding ANTAR domain-containing response regulator has product MKSGNQEIYVLSNKDRDISSLNKVANRLGFDITPFSHANLPKNNNAVIFDVATVLEFKCKAIFEHNRPLIALVSHATPSEIQHAMELGAYAVITRPIHQLGLLSALQVSSILSKKTEEKEKQYNNLRRKHLSRCSVIKAVISFMDEFNVNDQKAYEMIRTISMSKNIEVETLCENLVKSTSCNDVYNKGA; this is encoded by the coding sequence ATGAAATCTGGAAACCAAGAAATATACGTTTTATCCAACAAAGACCGAGACATTTCTAGCCTGAATAAAGTTGCTAATCGATTGGGTTTTGATATTACTCCATTTAGTCATGCCAATTTACCTAAGAATAATAATGCTGTCATTTTTGACGTTGCAACGGTCCTTGAGTTTAAATGCAAAGCTATTTTTGAGCATAACAGGCCATTAATTGCACTTGTTTCTCATGCAACGCCTTCTGAAATTCAACATGCAATGGAATTAGGTGCATATGCCGTAATAACAAGACCTATACATCAATTAGGGTTGTTATCAGCACTACAAGTTTCCTCTATTTTATCCAAAAAAACAGAGGAAAAAGAAAAGCAATATAACAATCTAAGGCGTAAACATTTATCACGTTGTTCAGTTATTAAAGCGGTAATTTCATTTATGGATGAATTTAACGTTAACGATCAAAAAGCTTATGAAATGATCCGTACCATTTCAATGTCAAAGAACATAGAAGTTGAAACTCTTTGTGAAAATTTAGTTAAAAGTACGAGTTGTAATGATGTTTACAACAAAGGAGCTTAA
- a CDS encoding ABC transporter permease has protein sequence MFLKLLCNRPSNIFALIVVMVLVSSAIFAPLLAPFDPTEQFFDGLTIEGAPLPPNSRFLLGTDLLGRDLLSRIIYGSQTSLVIGLVANSVAIFIGVLVGVIAAYVKGFVGSALMRFTDLIMAFPALLLAIALAAIFTPSIWIVAMVIALVNWVQIARVIYSETLAISAKDFVMAEVSIGISPIKILFYHILPHLLPTILVWATLGISTTVLLEATLSYLGVGVQPPTPSWGNIIFENQTYFTISPWLVFIPGSVIILLSLSFNILGDALRDALDPTLNGRDDA, from the coding sequence ATGTTCTTAAAGTTACTTTGTAATAGGCCTTCTAACATTTTTGCTTTGATTGTTGTAATGGTACTTGTTAGTTCTGCAATATTTGCTCCTTTGTTAGCCCCATTCGATCCAACAGAGCAATTCTTTGATGGATTAACTATTGAAGGGGCGCCTTTACCGCCGAATTCAAGGTTTCTTTTAGGTACTGATTTACTAGGTCGAGACCTCTTATCTAGAATTATTTATGGTTCACAAACTTCTTTAGTCATAGGGTTAGTTGCTAATAGTGTTGCCATTTTTATTGGTGTATTAGTTGGGGTAATTGCTGCATATGTAAAAGGTTTTGTGGGCTCAGCATTAATGCGATTTACTGACTTAATAATGGCATTTCCAGCCTTATTATTAGCTATTGCTTTAGCTGCGATATTTACTCCAAGCATCTGGATTGTAGCGATGGTAATTGCATTGGTGAACTGGGTACAAATAGCACGTGTCATTTACTCTGAAACATTAGCTATTAGTGCTAAAGACTTTGTAATGGCTGAAGTATCAATTGGTATTTCCCCTATTAAAATATTGTTTTACCACATACTTCCCCATCTTTTACCTACTATTTTAGTTTGGGCCACATTAGGTATTTCAACGACAGTATTACTTGAAGCAACGCTTTCATATTTAGGTGTAGGTGTTCAGCCTCCTACACCTAGTTGGGGAAATATTATTTTTGAAAATCAAACCTATTTTACTATTTCGCCTTGGCTAGTGTTTATTCCTGGTTCAGTGATTATTTTGCTTTCTTTGAGTTTTAATATTCTTGGGGATGCTTTACGTGATGCATTAGATCCAACACTCAATGGGAGAGATGACGCATGA
- a CDS encoding transporter substrate-binding protein yields MEDISVGLLFSTEGSYRHMGRSALEGALFAIEQINESKSYPFKLIGESENPKGIDDSYISSIRHLLDKEVTHFFGPITSSARKILLPEIQKNKAMLWFSSPYEGYECEEQVVYIGPCPNQNLMPLMNYALPKYGNKVALVSSNYVWGWESSRIAKEIVSVNAGNVVFEGLFHMQETDFTLCINNILKDKPSFIINNLVGESNYAFLKQLNEALKYTVMTVLSCNLTECELDVLGELPNLALLSSNPFFETTILPELSNNNTLTSQVRRSGYFWAAYLSIFAFAKAIKLSASLDIERVQSILPDIELVSPNGELIKINKNQHTSLPCTVALRVNDYFESRLETQIIDPNPFMSFQNIVVNPKVIELSTYSKRLKAI; encoded by the coding sequence ATTTTCAACTGAAGGTTCATATCGTCATATGGGGCGTAGTGCGTTAGAAGGTGCTCTTTTTGCTATTGAACAAATAAATGAAAGTAAATCTTACCCTTTCAAATTGATAGGAGAGTCTGAAAACCCAAAAGGAATTGATGATTCATACATTTCTTCTATTAGACATCTTTTAGATAAAGAAGTGACTCACTTTTTTGGACCGATTACCTCTAGTGCTCGAAAAATATTACTGCCAGAAATTCAAAAAAATAAAGCGATGTTGTGGTTTAGTAGTCCTTACGAGGGGTATGAATGCGAAGAGCAAGTTGTTTATATCGGTCCATGCCCTAATCAAAATCTTATGCCTCTAATGAATTATGCTTTACCAAAATACGGTAATAAAGTCGCTTTAGTCTCTTCTAACTATGTATGGGGCTGGGAAAGTAGCCGGATTGCTAAAGAAATCGTGAGTGTTAATGCTGGAAATGTTGTTTTTGAGGGATTGTTTCATATGCAAGAGACTGATTTTACTCTTTGTATAAATAATATCTTAAAAGACAAACCAAGTTTTATTATTAATAACCTAGTTGGTGAATCAAATTACGCTTTCTTAAAGCAACTTAATGAAGCTTTAAAATATACAGTTATGACAGTGCTTAGCTGTAACTTGACTGAATGTGAACTAGACGTTTTAGGTGAATTACCTAATTTAGCGTTATTAAGTTCAAATCCTTTCTTTGAAACAACGATTCTGCCTGAATTATCTAATAATAATACTTTAACTTCACAAGTAAGGCGCTCTGGATATTTTTGGGCAGCATATCTTTCGATATTTGCATTTGCAAAAGCGATTAAATTATCTGCTTCATTAGATATTGAAAGGGTTCAATCAATTTTACCTGATATCGAATTGGTTAGTCCTAATGGCGAATTAATTAAAATAAATAAAAATCAACATACAAGTTTACCTTGCACTGTTGCCTTAAGAGTTAACGACTACTTTGAAAGCAGGTTAGAAACTCAAATCATAGACCCTAATCCATTTATGTCTTTTCAAAATATAGTCGTAAATCCTAAAGTTATTGAACTTTCAACTTATTCTAAAAGGTTAAAAGCTATATGA